The following are encoded in a window of Nibricoccus aquaticus genomic DNA:
- a CDS encoding tetratricopeptide repeat protein — protein MSLSFSASALRVSWCVASVCALALPVALQAYRPPDQRTVYDGWIADGQAARAQEARMKQLWATPPKQEWTAGGPQARLERESREAWEAGERRMRERREAREAAERAREAERRALDRLYSAAEAGDADALMTLGKRNEDSFSRWGIREYQRVRGPLRREALWRIITLIREHGDDARGFGEFRSVDSFLKELADSGDAKAAGELAQFELKWEDFYLAGNYFAQAGAMGDVAARKEAIRLVAEDRTDAVTVAPEVFYGWAREFAGKGEVASQWVYGRALALGGEIEKKPEEAVRLLRGVAALAPEKLSEAERGMQVRAAVLAGTMLLDGRGVVAEPEAGVALLQVAAAAGDVDAMVMLGRSCLLGKGVGANTEQGIGWLEKAADKDSAQAAELLASIYLQDDAAEYDEARGLEWLAKAAKRTPKAMIAYGRVLAAGVYGVARDQEEALQFFSMAIQRYPNDPDVLEFIGQSYVGGEYGLREKPVEGVRILKLAFERGSVGAAQRLASIYNNGVAGVAVDAAEAKAWGARAAGL, from the coding sequence ATGTCGCTTTCTTTTTCGGCTTCAGCTCTGCGTGTTAGTTGGTGTGTCGCGTCTGTGTGCGCACTGGCATTGCCGGTGGCGTTGCAGGCTTATCGACCGCCGGACCAGCGGACGGTTTATGATGGGTGGATTGCGGATGGGCAGGCGGCGCGGGCCCAGGAGGCGCGGATGAAGCAGTTGTGGGCAACGCCGCCGAAACAGGAGTGGACCGCGGGTGGACCGCAGGCGCGGCTTGAACGCGAATCACGCGAGGCGTGGGAGGCCGGTGAACGGCGGATGCGTGAACGACGCGAGGCGCGTGAGGCAGCGGAGCGGGCGCGTGAGGCGGAGCGGCGGGCGCTTGATCGACTTTATAGTGCAGCGGAGGCGGGCGATGCGGATGCGCTCATGACGCTCGGCAAACGCAATGAGGATAGTTTTTCGCGGTGGGGGATTCGTGAATACCAGCGCGTGCGGGGTCCGCTGCGTCGGGAGGCGTTGTGGCGGATCATCACGCTCATACGCGAGCACGGGGACGATGCGCGGGGCTTTGGTGAGTTTCGCTCGGTGGACAGTTTCTTGAAGGAGCTGGCCGATAGCGGGGATGCAAAGGCGGCGGGGGAGCTGGCGCAGTTTGAGTTGAAGTGGGAGGATTTTTATCTGGCGGGAAATTATTTCGCGCAGGCGGGGGCGATGGGCGATGTGGCGGCGCGCAAAGAGGCGATCCGGTTGGTCGCGGAGGATCGGACCGATGCGGTGACGGTGGCGCCGGAGGTATTTTATGGCTGGGCGCGGGAGTTTGCAGGCAAGGGCGAGGTGGCGTCGCAGTGGGTTTATGGGCGGGCGTTGGCGTTGGGCGGCGAGATCGAGAAGAAGCCGGAGGAAGCGGTAAGGTTGTTGCGCGGAGTGGCGGCGCTGGCTCCGGAGAAATTGAGTGAGGCGGAGCGCGGGATGCAGGTGAGGGCGGCGGTACTGGCGGGCACGATGTTGCTCGATGGTCGCGGGGTGGTGGCGGAGCCGGAGGCGGGTGTGGCGTTGTTGCAGGTGGCGGCGGCTGCGGGCGACGTGGACGCGATGGTGATGTTGGGGCGGAGTTGTCTGCTGGGGAAAGGCGTAGGCGCGAATACGGAGCAGGGGATTGGCTGGCTGGAAAAGGCGGCGGACAAGGACAGTGCGCAGGCGGCGGAGTTGCTGGCGTCTATTTATCTGCAGGATGACGCGGCGGAGTATGATGAGGCGCGTGGGCTGGAGTGGCTCGCGAAGGCGGCGAAGCGGACGCCGAAGGCGATGATCGCGTATGGGCGCGTGCTGGCGGCGGGCGTGTATGGCGTCGCGCGCGATCAGGAGGAGGCGCTGCAGTTTTTCTCGATGGCGATCCAGCGTTACCCGAACGATCCCGATGTGCTGGAGTTCATCGGGCAGTCGTATGTGGGCGGCGAGTACGGGTTGCGGGAGAAGCCGGTCGAGGGTGTGCGGATTTTGAAGCTGGCGTTTGAGCGCGGGAGCGTGGGCGCGGCGCAACGGCTGGCGTCGATTTATAACAACGGTGTCGCGGGTGTGGCGGTGGATGCGGCAGAGGCGAAGGCTTGGGGAGCGCGGGCGGCGGGGCTTTGA
- a CDS encoding deoxyhypusine synthase family protein, producing MKAKRAKQRPEDINAKLAAKKGPVSQFIAHNYRHFNAAALLDSAKGYEAHLKAGGKMLVTLAGAMSTAELGLTLAEMIRQDKIHAIVCTGANLEEDIFNLVAHDYYERVPNYRDLTADDEQKLLDRHMNRVTDTCIPEGEAMRRIEAAVAEEWLAADKAGQRFFPHEFMYKILRSGKIKKYYQIDPKNSWMLAAAEKNLPIIVPGWEDATLGNMFAGRVITGEIKNVHTVRTGIEYMTWLAEWYTKTAKLLKTGEGSIGFFQIGGGIAGDFPICVVPMLHQDLGRTSVPLWGYFSQISDSTTSYGSYSGAVPNEKITWGKLGAKTPKFIVESDATIVAPLIFSWILGQ from the coding sequence ATGAAAGCTAAACGCGCCAAGCAGCGTCCCGAAGACATCAACGCGAAACTCGCCGCCAAAAAAGGGCCGGTCTCGCAGTTCATCGCACATAACTATCGTCACTTTAATGCGGCGGCGCTCCTCGACTCTGCGAAGGGTTACGAGGCGCATCTGAAGGCGGGCGGCAAGATGCTCGTCACGCTCGCGGGCGCGATGTCCACGGCAGAGCTCGGGCTCACGCTCGCCGAGATGATCCGTCAGGATAAGATCCACGCGATCGTCTGCACGGGCGCGAATCTCGAAGAGGATATTTTCAATCTTGTGGCGCACGATTACTACGAGCGCGTGCCGAACTACCGCGATCTCACGGCGGACGACGAACAGAAGCTGCTCGACCGCCACATGAACCGCGTGACCGACACCTGCATTCCCGAAGGCGAAGCGATGCGTCGCATCGAAGCGGCGGTGGCGGAGGAGTGGCTGGCGGCGGACAAGGCCGGGCAGCGTTTTTTCCCGCACGAGTTCATGTACAAGATTCTGCGATCTGGAAAAATTAAGAAGTACTACCAGATCGATCCGAAGAATTCCTGGATGCTGGCGGCGGCGGAGAAGAATCTCCCGATCATCGTTCCCGGTTGGGAAGACGCGACGCTCGGCAATATGTTCGCGGGCCGCGTGATCACGGGCGAAATCAAGAACGTGCACACCGTGCGCACGGGCATCGAGTACATGACTTGGCTTGCCGAGTGGTACACGAAGACGGCGAAGCTCCTCAAGACGGGCGAAGGCTCGATCGGCTTCTTCCAAATCGGCGGCGGTATCGCGGGCGATTTCCCGATCTGTGTGGTGCCGATGCTTCACCAAGATCTTGGTCGCACGAGCGTGCCGCTGTGGGGTTATTTCTCGCAGATCAGCGACTCGACCACGAGCTACGGTTCGTACTCGGGCGCGGTGCCGAACGAGAAGATCACCTGGGGCAAGCTCGGCGCGAAGACGCCGAAATTCATCGTGGAGAGTGATGCGACGATCGTGGCGCCGTTGATCTTTTCGTGGATCTTGGGTCAGTGA
- a CDS encoding DMT family transporter, whose product MTGAFLTTLLFSLSVIFANRSIAALGPMRANLGRLTLAVLVLGSFAHTLGNGLHGAGLTWFLLSGVIGMGLGDLALYGALPRLGSRLSLLMTQCLAAPIAALAEWLWLDVALTPAQLLAGLIILAGVALALAPKKTDLTKNKNLPPSSAPSSPSRIVPTITALGLTFGLLSAAGQGLGAVMSRKANLAAALAGEPTGGIALGITAAYQRILAGFVITAAWFLLQHLLTSRTPAVTAVGQRARTRSDAPPRTWRSYAWIPFNAFSGPILGVSCYQWALATTASGIVLPIVACTPLVIIPFSYWLEGERPTPRSILGALLAVAGVIALSQF is encoded by the coding sequence ATGACCGGCGCCTTCCTCACCACCCTCCTCTTCTCGCTCTCGGTCATCTTCGCCAACCGCAGCATAGCCGCGCTCGGCCCCATGCGCGCCAACCTCGGCCGCCTCACCCTCGCCGTCCTCGTGCTCGGCTCCTTCGCGCACACCCTCGGCAACGGCCTGCACGGCGCCGGCCTCACGTGGTTCCTCCTCAGCGGCGTCATCGGCATGGGCCTCGGCGACCTCGCCCTCTACGGCGCACTCCCGCGACTTGGCTCGCGCCTCAGCCTGCTCATGACGCAATGCCTCGCCGCCCCCATCGCCGCCCTCGCCGAGTGGCTCTGGCTCGATGTCGCCCTCACGCCCGCGCAGCTCCTCGCCGGCCTCATCATCCTCGCCGGCGTCGCCCTCGCACTCGCGCCGAAAAAGACCGATCTCACCAAAAACAAAAACCTCCCGCCCTCCTCTGCTCCCTCTTCCCCGTCGCGCATCGTCCCCACGATCACCGCCCTCGGCCTCACCTTCGGCCTCCTCTCCGCCGCCGGCCAGGGCCTCGGTGCCGTGATGAGCCGCAAAGCCAACCTCGCCGCCGCGCTCGCAGGCGAGCCCACCGGCGGCATCGCCCTCGGCATCACCGCCGCCTACCAGCGCATCCTCGCCGGCTTCGTCATCACCGCCGCCTGGTTCCTCCTCCAACACCTCCTCACTTCCCGCACGCCCGCCGTCACCGCCGTAGGCCAGCGTGCTCGCACGCGCTCCGACGCTCCACCACGCACCTGGCGCTCCTACGCGTGGATCCCCTTCAACGCCTTCAGCGGCCCGATCCTCGGCGTGAGCTGCTACCAATGGGCGCTCGCAACGACCGCCAGCGGCATCGTCCTCCCCATCGTCGCCTGCACGCCTCTCGTGATCATCCCCTTCAGCTACTGGCTCGAAGGCGAACGCCCCACGCCTCGCTCAATCCTCGGCGCCCTCCTCGCCGTCGCCGGCGTGATCGCGCTCAGCCAGTTTTAG
- a CDS encoding ABC-F family ATP-binding cassette domain-containing protein, protein MLTIADVSKSYGTRELFSDVSLFIARTDRLGLIGPNGAGKSTLFGLILGEEKPDTGTIEWERGADFGYLPQESAPAGDETILHIATSGKKLEPTDDDYDIDYTLEPRARKILDGLGFKTDDADKLAKTFSGGWVMRAHLARLLVAEPALLLLDEPTNHLDLQALLWFQDYLTRYPGGLVVISHDRAFLNALCTGMLELRAGTLHYYHGNYDNFLVEKEARKAQQAAAFKNQQREIAHLQVFVDRFGAKASMASRAKSKEKQIERLKEVAVEEPTEELRKMNFKFPQPPRSGLKVIELKNIKQAYGNHVVYNDLNFTAERGQRIVLIGPNGAGKSTLLKILADAIPTQGGVRELGSNVISGYFAQNRLDNLDAEATVFDNVMSLRTVENQLTEQQARAILGAFLFRKDDVKKPVSVLSGGEKSRLALARILVKPPNLLLMDEPTTHLDIQSIDSLVSALKNYEGTLIFISHDVHFIKSLAESVLHVSSGRLTPYAGNYEYFLEKSKATDARAALTAGFTDGRPKQVEAVKAKPAAPASSGVRKPSPSELRKFREEVGVLEKKVSELEAKQSEITSALEAPETYADKGKFHHLNKELSTIVDQITHATEAWEKATAKLEEMERA, encoded by the coding sequence ATGCTCACGATCGCCGACGTCTCCAAGTCCTATGGCACCCGCGAACTCTTCTCGGATGTCTCCCTCTTCATCGCCCGCACCGACCGCCTCGGCCTCATCGGTCCCAACGGCGCCGGCAAATCCACGCTCTTCGGCCTGATCCTCGGCGAAGAAAAGCCCGACACCGGCACCATCGAGTGGGAGCGCGGCGCCGACTTCGGCTACCTCCCGCAGGAAAGCGCCCCCGCCGGCGACGAGACCATCCTCCACATCGCCACCAGCGGCAAAAAACTCGAGCCCACCGATGACGACTACGACATCGACTACACGCTCGAACCCCGCGCCCGCAAAATCCTCGACGGCCTCGGCTTCAAAACCGACGACGCCGACAAACTCGCGAAAACTTTCTCCGGCGGCTGGGTCATGCGCGCCCACCTCGCCCGCCTCCTCGTCGCCGAACCCGCCCTCCTCCTCCTCGACGAACCAACCAACCATCTCGATCTCCAGGCGCTCCTCTGGTTTCAGGATTATCTCACACGCTATCCCGGCGGCCTCGTCGTCATCTCGCACGATCGCGCCTTCCTGAACGCCCTCTGCACCGGCATGTTGGAGCTCCGCGCCGGCACGCTCCATTACTACCACGGCAACTACGACAACTTCCTCGTCGAGAAAGAAGCCCGCAAAGCCCAGCAGGCCGCCGCCTTCAAAAACCAGCAGCGCGAGATCGCCCACCTCCAGGTCTTCGTCGATCGCTTCGGCGCCAAAGCCTCGATGGCATCGCGCGCGAAATCGAAGGAGAAACAAATCGAGCGCCTCAAGGAAGTCGCCGTCGAAGAACCGACCGAAGAGCTGCGCAAAATGAACTTCAAGTTCCCGCAGCCCCCGCGCTCCGGTCTGAAAGTCATCGAGCTCAAAAACATCAAGCAGGCCTACGGCAATCACGTCGTCTATAACGACCTCAACTTCACCGCCGAACGCGGCCAGCGCATCGTCCTCATCGGACCCAACGGCGCGGGCAAATCCACGCTCCTCAAAATCCTCGCCGACGCCATTCCCACTCAGGGCGGCGTGCGCGAACTCGGCAGCAACGTCATCTCCGGCTACTTTGCCCAAAACCGCCTCGATAACCTCGATGCCGAGGCGACCGTCTTCGACAACGTCATGTCGCTCCGCACCGTCGAGAATCAACTCACCGAGCAGCAAGCCCGTGCGATTCTCGGCGCGTTTCTCTTCCGCAAAGACGACGTCAAGAAACCCGTCTCTGTCCTCTCCGGTGGCGAAAAATCCCGCCTCGCTCTCGCCCGCATCCTCGTGAAGCCGCCGAATCTCCTCCTCATGGACGAGCCGACGACCCACCTGGACATCCAGTCGATCGACTCCCTCGTCAGCGCGCTGAAAAACTACGAAGGCACGCTGATCTTCATCAGCCACGACGTTCACTTCATCAAGTCCCTCGCCGAGTCCGTCCTCCACGTCAGCAGCGGCCGCCTCACGCCGTACGCGGGTAACTACGAGTACTTCCTCGAAAAATCCAAAGCGACCGACGCCCGCGCCGCGCTCACTGCCGGCTTCACCGACGGCCGCCCCAAACAAGTCGAAGCCGTCAAAGCCAAACCCGCCGCACCCGCTTCCTCTGGCGTGCGCAAACCAAGCCCCAGCGAACTCCGCAAATTCCGCGAAGAAGTCGGCGTCTTGGAAAAGAAAGTCTCCGAACTCGAAGCCAAGCAGTCCGAGATCACCTCCGCGCTCGAAGCTCCCGAGACCTACGCCGACAAAGGCAAATTCCATCACCTCAACAAAGAGCTCAGCACGATCGTCGATCAGATCACCCACGCGACCGAAGCCTGGGAAAAAGCCACCGCCAAACTCGAAGAGATGGAACGCGCATAA